The genomic stretch ATGGATGCATCGAATAAAATATACTTATCTTCCACTGATGCTAAAGGGGTTGACGTATTATTCAGTAAACTTACCTTTGAGAAAGGTGGCGAGGTAGAAGCAACCTTTTCCGGCAGAATATCAAGCTATTTAGGCGAGGAATTAGAAATTACAGAAGGCAAATTGAAAATGAAATTCTCAAATTAAATTCTACCCAGCCGTTATGCTCTGCTGACCCGGCTCCGCTGGCGCGCGTTTAACGAGAGCGTAACGCGCGCCCTTCCCAGTTCCTCAATTGCATTGATGACATCATCATGTTCACCCCGCTGCGGCAGGAGATCGTAAGTCTGAAAGTCCCACCAACGTGCAGGACATGATGGGCAAGAACGGGATAGACTTGGAGATCACGCCCGAAGCCATTGACGCCCTCGCCAGCTTCGGCTACGAACCGGAATTCGGTGCGCGCCCCCTCAAGCGCCTCATGCAGCGCGAGATTCTCAGCGACCTCTCCAAGCGCATCCTCCCATCAGTAACTTGGCTCCAGCACAAAATGACTTGTTTTTTTGAATACATAGTGAAAAACTTTAAAATTGAGATAAATTTGAACTCTTCACCATTTAAACTTAAAACCATGAAGTATAAGAACTTTAAAATCTTACTGTTAGCAATGTCTATGACTGCTTTAGTAAATGCCCAGACCTATCATTTTTCGGTTGGTAACGGCTCTTATACAGAGTTGTCATCTCCATCATTGCTCTCGAACAATATGCCTTGGAAGGATGGTTACTGGACATTGAATCTTCCTTTTAAGGTTAAGTTTTTCGAGAAGGAATATACTCAGGTGGGTGTCGCAGATGGATATGTAGGCTTCGAGACCGATGGGGTAATTCGCGTATTCGACAACGATTTGATAGATGCAGGATATGGGAGTGGTTCCAGCCAATCTCCCGTTTCCTATCAAGTATTTGGCTCCGCTCCAAATCGTATCATAAAAATTCAATGGAAAAACGTCCACTTTGATGCAGATCCCGGGAATTCGGATTTCGCAAATTTTCAACTATGGTTTTATGAAGGTGGAAAAATTGAGATGCATTATGGGGCCAGTTCTGTAAACAATAGTCAGTCCTATGATACTCACCAGGGAGCCTTGGTCCTTATTTACCGGTATTCTCCATCCAAGTTCGTTGGACTTGAGAATGATCCTGCTAATCCTTCAATTGAA from Bacteroidia bacterium encodes the following:
- a CDS encoding T9SS type A sorting domain-containing protein, whose amino-acid sequence is MMGKNGIDLEITPEAIDALASFGYEPEFGARPLKRLMQREILSDLSKRILPSVTWLQHKMTCFFEYIVKNFKIEINLNSSPFKLKTMKYKNFKILLLAMSMTALVNAQTYHFSVGNGSYTELSSPSLLSNNMPWKDGYWTLNLPFKVKFFEKEYTQVGVADGYVGFETDGVIRVFDNDLIDAGYGSGSSQSPVSYQVFGSAPNRIIKIQWKNVHFDADPGNSDFANFQLWFYEGGKIEMHYGASSVNNSQSYDTHQGALVLIYRYSPSKFVGLENDPANPSIETNIAGHFSLTGHPANGTVYEFNYGFGVGIVKTTASQTRVYPVPMNETLHVELPFEGLKQVQILDVTGKIVSETPTYAQWLMLPVNHLNEGAYILKISTVDEEAIFKLVK